A stretch of the Haloplanus aerogenes genome encodes the following:
- a CDS encoding metal-dependent hydrolase, whose translation MFVGHAALAFAIVGGVAIASGWSSERALAIGVVAGAFAALPDVDMVYALVGIAGASGSDALALAGAFWSTGNVVHRAVTHSLVLALPVALLAALQAVTATRRVRAVSALVATLLVALIATVGGALAAFVTLLFVVGAVAVGAVVDRYTDLTATGVFVAALVGLATHPFGDLFTGEPPAMLYPFDAALVTERVALAADPTLHLLAAFGVELATIWAAVAVVCLATGLRPTAAVTRRASLGAGYAASVLLIPAPTLDLSYPFVFSVLGVGLLGVLPQVRLIRSRGPTVEPPDWLTAALTGLSAITVAWLAYAVAYVVVG comes from the coding sequence ATGTTCGTCGGCCACGCCGCACTAGCCTTCGCCATCGTCGGCGGCGTCGCCATCGCCAGCGGATGGTCGAGCGAGCGCGCACTCGCTATCGGCGTCGTCGCCGGCGCCTTCGCCGCCCTCCCCGACGTGGACATGGTGTACGCGCTCGTCGGCATCGCGGGGGCCTCCGGGAGCGACGCGCTCGCGCTCGCAGGCGCGTTCTGGTCGACCGGGAACGTCGTCCACCGCGCCGTCACCCATTCGCTCGTCCTCGCGCTACCGGTGGCTCTGCTGGCCGCGCTCCAAGCCGTGACCGCCACTCGTCGCGTCCGGGCGGTCTCGGCCCTCGTCGCCACCCTGCTGGTCGCGCTGATCGCCACCGTCGGCGGCGCGCTGGCCGCGTTCGTGACGCTCCTGTTCGTCGTCGGCGCCGTCGCTGTCGGCGCCGTCGTCGACCGATACACCGATCTCACGGCCACCGGGGTGTTCGTCGCCGCCCTCGTCGGACTCGCGACCCACCCCTTCGGCGACCTGTTCACCGGGGAACCGCCGGCGATGCTCTACCCCTTCGACGCGGCGCTCGTGACCGAGCGGGTCGCCCTCGCGGCCGACCCGACGCTCCACCTGCTCGCCGCGTTCGGGGTCGAACTGGCGACGATCTGGGCCGCCGTCGCCGTCGTCTGCCTCGCGACCGGCCTGCGTCCAACCGCTGCCGTGACGCGACGGGCCAGCCTCGGTGCCGGCTACGCCGCGAGCGTCCTCCTCATCCCGGCGCCGACGCTCGATCTCTCCTACCCGTTCGTGTTCTCGGTCCTCGGCGTCGGCCTGCTGGGTGTCCTCCCGCAGGTTCGGCTGATCCGTTCGCGTGGCCCGACCGTCGAACCGCCGGACTGGCTCACCGCCGCGCTGACGGGACTTTCCGCGATTACGGTCGCGTGGCTGGCCTACGCCGTCGCGTACGTCGTGGTCGGCTAA
- a CDS encoding mechanosensitive ion channel domain-containing protein: protein MRGALLQSNVLGQALVEFVGRLTDALPTIITGLVFFLLAAVLVKLVLATLRGALARTMVGESPIYRQFLTTVVAVFLWFGVGLSTLSVVGLDGIAASLGTAAGFVALGVSYATSDMIADAVAGVYLLRDPDFEAGDTVRVGDMEGVVESIELRKTRFAVGEDTVVRGNADIEARWTKVDTESSRGSSTVTTTP, encoded by the coding sequence ATGCGCGGCGCCCTACTCCAGTCGAACGTACTCGGACAGGCACTCGTCGAGTTCGTCGGCCGCCTCACCGACGCGCTGCCGACGATCATCACCGGTCTCGTCTTCTTCCTGCTGGCAGCCGTCCTCGTCAAACTCGTCCTCGCCACCCTGAGAGGCGCCCTCGCGCGGACGATGGTCGGGGAGTCGCCCATCTATCGCCAGTTTCTCACCACCGTCGTCGCCGTCTTCCTCTGGTTCGGCGTCGGCCTCTCGACGCTCTCCGTCGTCGGACTGGACGGCATCGCGGCGTCGCTCGGCACCGCCGCCGGCTTCGTCGCTCTCGGCGTCTCCTACGCCACGAGCGACATGATCGCCGACGCCGTCGCCGGCGTCTACCTCCTCCGCGACCCGGACTTCGAGGCCGGCGACACCGTCCGCGTCGGCGACATGGAGGGCGTCGTCGAGTCCATCGAACTCCGAAAGACGCGGTTCGCGGTCGGTGAAGACACCGTCGTCCGGGGGAACGCCGACATCGAAGCCCGGTGGACGAAGGTCGACACCGAGTCGTCGCGGGGCTCGTCGACCGTCACGACGACACCATGA
- a CDS encoding DUF7116 family protein: MAPVTMPPVEEARKIFRRLGYSVDGDGVDLRAERKWRTVHVTALDADDASSPPEILADGGTTDYRLRCFVTWMEVAGDLRDRLAGLDPDYEWAVIGVEGDDYEVVDRAVGAVA; encoded by the coding sequence ATGGCCCCTGTTACCATGCCACCTGTCGAAGAGGCGCGAAAGATCTTCCGCCGCCTCGGATACTCCGTCGACGGCGACGGGGTCGATCTCAGGGCCGAACGTAAGTGGCGAACCGTCCACGTGACCGCGCTCGACGCCGACGACGCGTCGTCACCCCCCGAGATTCTCGCCGACGGCGGGACGACAGACTATCGGCTTCGCTGCTTCGTAACGTGGATGGAGGTTGCAGGGGACCTCCGTGATCGACTCGCGGGACTCGATCCGGACTACGAGTGGGCCGTCATCGGCGTCGAAGGCGACGACTACGAAGTCGTCGACCGCGCCGTCGGCGCCGTCGCGTAG
- a CDS encoding FAD-binding oxidoreductase, whose translation MNSSGRPDDSAVESFDDSLRGELLQPGDAGYDEARTVWNAMIDEEPSLVARCTGAADVCIAVSFAQDRDLRLAVKGGGHNVAGNALCDGLVIDLSPMDGVRVDPEARIARVGAGATWGDVDHETQAFGLATTGGIVTTTGVAGLTLGGGLGYLARKFGLAHDNLRSMDVVTAEGELVHASPEENPDLFWGMRGGGGNFGVATSFEFDLHEVGPEILNVRLLYPYEAIPETLQFYDEFMSNAPNGVGCYAAILQGSPEYGLPERFHGETLLAFRGLYAGDVADGKDAFRPLREFGDPIADLTKPVPYTVYQQQADDLYCEGHRNYWKSNFYDEISDGFVETVMDHTDPLPSPYSTVFFEWMGGAIAEADADATAFPHRDRSFAFTVAPKWTDPARDGEHIAWAKMFHEALEPYAADGVYVNYMDDDEDERIPDAYGDRYDRLVDLKREWDPDNLFRSNQNISPTA comes from the coding sequence ATGAACTCATCAGGCCGACCCGACGACTCGGCGGTCGAATCGTTCGACGACAGTCTGCGCGGCGAACTGCTCCAACCAGGAGACGCGGGGTACGACGAGGCGCGCACCGTGTGGAACGCGATGATCGACGAGGAGCCGTCGCTCGTCGCGCGCTGTACCGGCGCAGCCGACGTGTGTATCGCCGTGAGCTTCGCGCAGGACCGTGATCTCCGTCTGGCCGTCAAAGGTGGCGGACACAACGTGGCGGGGAACGCGCTCTGTGACGGGCTGGTGATCGATCTCTCGCCGATGGACGGCGTCCGCGTCGATCCAGAGGCACGAATTGCCCGGGTCGGGGCCGGCGCAACGTGGGGCGACGTGGATCACGAGACCCAGGCGTTCGGCCTCGCGACGACGGGCGGCATCGTCACGACGACTGGCGTCGCCGGACTCACTCTCGGTGGCGGACTCGGCTATCTCGCCCGGAAGTTCGGCCTCGCACACGACAATCTCCGCTCGATGGACGTCGTCACCGCCGAGGGAGAACTCGTCCACGCCAGCCCGGAGGAGAATCCGGATCTCTTCTGGGGGATGCGCGGCGGCGGCGGCAACTTCGGCGTCGCCACCTCGTTCGAGTTCGACCTCCACGAAGTCGGGCCGGAGATACTCAACGTTCGACTGCTGTATCCGTACGAGGCCATCCCCGAGACCCTGCAGTTCTACGACGAGTTCATGTCGAACGCGCCGAACGGAGTCGGCTGTTACGCGGCGATCCTGCAGGGGAGTCCGGAGTACGGGCTTCCGGAACGGTTCCACGGGGAGACGTTGCTGGCGTTTCGGGGACTCTACGCCGGCGATGTCGCGGACGGGAAAGACGCGTTCCGGCCGCTCCGCGAGTTCGGCGACCCCATCGCCGACCTGACCAAACCGGTCCCGTACACGGTCTACCAACAGCAGGCCGACGACCTCTACTGCGAGGGCCACCGTAACTACTGGAAATCGAACTTCTACGACGAAATTTCGGACGGATTCGTCGAGACGGTGATGGACCACACCGATCCGCTACCGTCGCCGTACAGCACGGTGTTTTTCGAGTGGATGGGGGGCGCCATCGCCGAGGCGGACGCCGACGCGACCGCCTTTCCACACCGCGACCGGTCGTTCGCCTTCACCGTCGCGCCGAAGTGGACCGATCCGGCACGCGACGGCGAACATATCGCGTGGGCCAAGATGTTCCACGAGGCACTGGAACCGTACGCCGCCGATGGCGTCTACGTGAACTACATGGACGACGACGAGGACGAACGTATCCCCGACGCTTACGGTGACCGGTACGACCGACTGGTCGATCTCAAACGCGAATGGGATCCCGACAATCTGTTCCGCTCGAACCAGAACATCTCGCCGACCGCCTGA
- a CDS encoding methyl-accepting chemotaxis protein: MASITGDSTTALHGEGGWRQTCREFIHYIPDGHSIPEETWRNRHRNILILVLAQVPLLFGLGMYEGTESVVTGATIPAIPLTTVLVELGIVTGLAVASLAPQLPRRVRTALATVGLLSTSVVLVHFSGGFIEAHFHFFVAMAVVAVYEDWVPFALGIGYVVLTHGVFGMINPERVYNHTAAINNPWVWGLIHGIFVLALAMALMAHWYSTERSREEAERQLREAEAKTEEVANLEEKKAEIERAKAEAEEAKAEAEAKQKKVEEMNEHLEAKADAYSAAMARAADGELTVRLDAESESEAMARIAEAFNEMMDETESAMQDIQAFAQDVAAASEDATAGAGEAEQASEEVSQSLQEIASGANEQREMLETVSGEMTNLSATVEEVAASADEVAQRSHETAEIAEEGEETAKGAIDDARDVQSAIDSTVENVEVLDERMAEIGEIIELISDIAEQTNMLALNANIEAARAGTDDGGTNGNGFAVVANEVKQLAEETQGSANEIEDLIEETQSQTETAVDEAQAAKQDMQEGVEAFQEVVDAFTQVADNAEETDSGIQEISNTADDQAASTEEAVSMVEEVADISRATATETEDTSATAEEQAASMSQISANVESLSERAERLQTLLTKFEVSETDTSAGGPSAVSGTPSS, encoded by the coding sequence ATGGCGAGTATTACGGGCGACTCCACGACAGCGCTCCACGGGGAGGGGGGCTGGCGGCAGACGTGCCGGGAGTTCATCCACTACATCCCCGATGGGCATTCGATTCCCGAGGAGACGTGGCGCAACCGACACCGAAACATCCTCATCCTCGTGCTGGCGCAGGTCCCACTCCTGTTCGGCCTCGGGATGTACGAGGGAACCGAATCGGTCGTCACTGGCGCGACGATTCCGGCGATCCCGCTGACGACCGTGCTGGTGGAACTCGGCATCGTGACGGGACTCGCAGTCGCGTCGCTGGCACCTCAGCTTCCCCGACGGGTGCGGACGGCGCTGGCGACGGTCGGCCTCCTGTCGACCTCGGTCGTCCTCGTCCACTTCTCGGGCGGATTCATCGAGGCGCACTTCCACTTCTTCGTCGCGATGGCCGTCGTCGCCGTCTACGAGGACTGGGTGCCCTTCGCCCTCGGCATCGGCTACGTCGTCCTGACCCACGGCGTCTTCGGGATGATCAACCCCGAACGCGTCTACAACCACACCGCCGCGATCAACAACCCGTGGGTGTGGGGGCTGATCCACGGCATCTTCGTCCTCGCGCTCGCGATGGCGCTGATGGCACACTGGTACTCGACCGAGCGCTCCCGGGAGGAGGCCGAACGCCAGCTCAGGGAAGCCGAGGCGAAAACCGAGGAGGTCGCCAACCTCGAGGAGAAGAAAGCGGAGATCGAACGAGCGAAAGCCGAAGCCGAGGAGGCGAAAGCCGAAGCGGAGGCCAAACAGAAGAAAGTCGAGGAGATGAACGAACACCTCGAAGCCAAGGCCGACGCGTACAGCGCCGCGATGGCGCGGGCTGCCGACGGCGAACTCACCGTGCGACTGGACGCCGAGAGCGAGAGCGAGGCGATGGCGCGGATCGCCGAGGCATTCAACGAGATGATGGACGAGACGGAGTCGGCAATGCAGGACATTCAGGCGTTCGCGCAGGACGTGGCAGCCGCGAGCGAGGACGCGACCGCGGGGGCCGGCGAGGCCGAGCAGGCGAGCGAGGAAGTGAGCCAGTCGCTCCAGGAGATCGCCAGCGGAGCCAACGAGCAGCGGGAGATGCTCGAAACCGTCTCCGGCGAGATGACGAACCTCTCGGCGACGGTCGAGGAGGTGGCCGCGTCCGCCGACGAGGTCGCGCAGCGGTCGCACGAGACGGCCGAAATCGCCGAGGAAGGCGAGGAGACGGCCAAGGGCGCCATCGACGACGCCCGCGACGTGCAGTCGGCCATCGACTCGACCGTCGAGAACGTCGAGGTCCTCGACGAACGGATGGCAGAGATCGGCGAGATCATCGAACTCATCAGCGACATCGCGGAGCAGACGAACATGCTCGCGCTGAACGCCAACATCGAGGCCGCCCGCGCGGGCACTGACGACGGCGGGACGAACGGAAACGGATTCGCCGTCGTCGCGAACGAAGTGAAACAGCTAGCCGAGGAGACGCAGGGCTCGGCCAACGAGATCGAGGACCTCATCGAGGAGACACAGTCCCAAACGGAGACGGCAGTCGACGAAGCCCAGGCCGCCAAGCAGGATATGCAGGAGGGGGTGGAGGCGTTCCAGGAGGTCGTCGACGCGTTCACGCAGGTCGCGGACAACGCCGAGGAGACCGACAGCGGCATCCAGGAGATCAGCAACACGGCCGACGATCAGGCCGCGAGCACGGAGGAAGCAGTGTCGATGGTGGAGGAGGTGGCCGACATCAGCCGGGCGACCGCCACCGAGACCGAGGACACGTCCGCGACGGCGGAAGAGCAGGCAGCCTCCATGTCGCAGATCAGCGCCAACGTCGAATCGCTCAGCGAACGAGCCGAACGGCTCCAGACGTTGCTGACGAAGTTCGAGGTGAGCGAGACGGACACCTCGGCCGGTGGTCCGTCCGCAGTGTCGGGCACCCCGTCGTCGTAA
- a CDS encoding HesB/IscA family protein: MSTESAEGSSNRMVEVTPEAASEALALMDREGMDSDVGGLRLFVQQGGCAGLSYGMRFDDEPEEDDTVIERHDLRVFVDPASADYIGGSVLDYESGLQAEGFHVENPNVVSECGCGESFRT; the protein is encoded by the coding sequence ATGAGTACCGAAAGCGCCGAGGGGTCGAGCAACCGGATGGTAGAGGTCACGCCCGAGGCCGCCTCCGAGGCCCTCGCGCTGATGGACCGGGAGGGGATGGACTCGGACGTTGGCGGCCTCCGCCTGTTCGTCCAGCAGGGTGGCTGTGCCGGCCTCTCGTACGGAATGCGGTTCGACGATGAACCCGAAGAGGACGACACGGTGATCGAACGCCACGACCTGCGCGTGTTCGTCGACCCCGCGAGTGCCGACTACATCGGTGGGTCGGTCCTCGATTACGAATCGGGCCTGCAGGCCGAAGGGTTCCACGTCGAGAACCCGAACGTCGTCTCCGAGTGTGGCTGCGGCGAGTCATTCCGCACGTAA
- the hisD gene encoding histidinol dehydrogenase has translation MEVRDIEALGPADRQALFERDAGVEAVREDVRDIVDRVRDEGDVAVRDFSREFDGVEVGNLDVTDAAERAHEEVDDDLLAAIRTAADNIREFHERQVPEDWRDDFGGRELGRRFRPLSRVGVYVPGGAAAYPSSALMGIIPAKVAGVEHVVVATPPAEELNPATLAAIHEAGADAVYSVGGAQAVAAMAYGTETVTAVEKVVGPGNRWVTAAKAEVRGDVEIDFLAGPSEVLVLADGTADPTYVAAELLAQAEHDDHASVVAVTADADLAAAVADELDDRLPECDRRETVEAALANDASGVFLARSMSEAVLFAEEYAAEHLSIQADDDEALLDRIDSAGSVFLGPYTPVAAGDYASGTNHVLPTGGGARRFGGLSVETFLRSTTVQRLDRNALDDLSGTITTLAEAEGLTGHAESVRRRFE, from the coding sequence ATGGAAGTACGCGACATCGAGGCGCTCGGGCCTGCGGATCGGCAGGCGCTGTTCGAGCGCGACGCGGGCGTCGAGGCGGTTCGCGAGGACGTACGCGACATCGTCGACCGCGTCCGCGACGAGGGCGACGTGGCAGTGCGGGACTTTTCCCGCGAGTTCGACGGCGTCGAGGTCGGCAATCTGGACGTGACCGACGCCGCCGAACGCGCCCACGAGGAAGTCGACGACGACCTCCTGGCGGCCATTCGGACCGCCGCCGACAACATCCGCGAGTTCCACGAGCGACAGGTGCCCGAGGACTGGCGCGACGACTTCGGCGGCCGCGAACTCGGCCGCCGGTTCCGTCCGCTCTCCCGCGTCGGCGTCTACGTCCCCGGCGGGGCGGCGGCCTACCCCTCCAGCGCGCTGATGGGCATCATCCCGGCGAAGGTGGCGGGCGTCGAACACGTCGTCGTGGCGACGCCGCCGGCCGAGGAGCTGAATCCGGCGACGCTCGCGGCCATCCACGAGGCGGGCGCCGACGCCGTCTACAGCGTCGGCGGCGCGCAGGCCGTCGCGGCCATGGCCTACGGGACGGAGACCGTCACGGCGGTGGAGAAAGTGGTCGGGCCGGGCAACCGCTGGGTCACGGCCGCCAAGGCCGAGGTGCGCGGCGACGTGGAGATCGACTTCCTCGCCGGCCCGAGCGAGGTACTCGTCCTCGCCGACGGGACGGCCGATCCGACCTACGTCGCCGCCGAACTCCTCGCGCAGGCCGAACACGACGATCACGCCTCGGTCGTGGCGGTGACGGCCGATGCGGACCTCGCCGCGGCCGTCGCGGACGAACTCGACGACCGCCTCCCCGAGTGTGACCGACGGGAGACGGTCGAAGCGGCGCTTGCAAACGACGCCAGCGGCGTCTTCCTCGCGCGGTCGATGTCCGAGGCGGTTCTGTTCGCCGAGGAGTACGCCGCGGAACACCTGTCGATTCAGGCGGACGACGACGAGGCGTTGCTGGACCGCATCGACAGCGCCGGGAGCGTCTTCCTCGGTCCCTACACGCCCGTCGCCGCCGGCGACTACGCCTCCGGAACGAACCACGTCCTGCCGACCGGCGGCGGCGCCCGGCGCTTCGGCGGCCTCTCCGTCGAGACGTTCCTCCGGTCGACGACCGTCCAGCGCCTCGACCGCAACGCACTCGACGACCTGTCGGGGACGATCACGACGCTCGCGGAGGCGGAGGGGCTGACCGGCCACGCCGAGAGCGTCCGCCGGCGGTTCGAGTAA
- a CDS encoding putative sulfate/molybdate transporter, with protein sequence MRFAGWTESRFDVAWGEVTGAVGDTVTVLPIVVAVAALTDLSLGRLLLGFAVFQVVWGLWYGHPMSVEPMKALAALVIAGGLSTGEYVAAGLLAGGTLLVVGRAGMLGRLAPYVGEPVVRGIQLGVALILLRTGVTTGLETPSLAALAVVVALGAIVTGYREVAALAVLALGAAVALGAAGPITPRLPAPTLLDPATLSFSRDAAGATLGQLAMTVGNAAVATSLLVEEYFDAEASPDDLSTSMGAMNLLAVPLGAMPMCHGSGGVAGKYAFGARTATSNLVLGGLYLLLAVVAVDAVAAFPMAVLGVVLVLVAVELGCSGVDTPDPLLTGVVGIVALLVNVGVAFGVGIVGYYVLARVREGDSEAEND encoded by the coding sequence ATGCGCTTCGCCGGATGGACGGAGTCGCGGTTCGACGTGGCGTGGGGGGAGGTGACGGGCGCGGTGGGTGACACCGTGACCGTCCTGCCAATCGTCGTCGCCGTCGCGGCCCTCACCGACCTCTCGCTCGGCCGACTTCTCCTCGGCTTCGCCGTCTTTCAGGTCGTCTGGGGGCTCTGGTACGGCCACCCCATGTCCGTCGAGCCGATGAAGGCACTCGCGGCGCTGGTCATCGCCGGCGGCCTCTCGACCGGCGAGTACGTCGCCGCCGGGTTGCTCGCGGGCGGTACCCTCCTCGTCGTCGGTCGGGCCGGGATGCTGGGACGGCTCGCGCCCTACGTCGGCGAACCCGTCGTGCGCGGCATCCAGCTCGGCGTCGCCCTGATCCTCCTCCGGACCGGCGTCACGACCGGACTGGAGACGCCGTCGCTCGCCGCCCTCGCCGTCGTCGTCGCCCTCGGCGCTATCGTCACGGGCTACCGCGAAGTGGCGGCGCTCGCCGTCCTCGCGCTCGGCGCCGCCGTCGCGCTCGGCGCCGCCGGGCCGATCACTCCCCGGTTACCGGCGCCGACACTCCTCGATCCGGCCACGCTCTCGTTCTCCCGCGACGCCGCCGGCGCGACGCTCGGCCAACTCGCCATGACCGTCGGCAACGCCGCCGTCGCCACCTCGCTGCTCGTGGAGGAGTACTTCGACGCCGAGGCGTCGCCCGACGACCTCTCGACCAGTATGGGCGCGATGAACCTGCTGGCCGTCCCGCTCGGCGCGATGCCCATGTGCCACGGGAGCGGCGGCGTCGCCGGCAAGTACGCCTTCGGCGCCCGGACCGCCACCTCGAATCTCGTCCTCGGCGGTCTCTATCTCCTCCTCGCCGTCGTCGCCGTCGACGCCGTCGCCGCGTTCCCGATGGCCGTCCTCGGCGTCGTCCTCGTCCTCGTCGCCGTCGAACTCGGCTGCTCCGGCGTCGACACGCCGGACCCCCTGCTCACGGGCGTCGTCGGCATCGTCGCTCTCCTCGTCAACGTCGGCGTCGCCTTCGGCGTCGGCATCGTCGGCTACTACGTCCTCGCGAGGGTACGGGAGGGCGATAGCGAGGCCGAGAACGACTAG
- the ggt gene encoding gamma-glutamyltransferase — protein MDPNPDLDRFDSRRSTAYARNGMVATSQPLAAQAGVAALREGGNAFDAAVTTAAALNVVEPMSTGIGGDAFALYRTADGEVGAFRSCGGAPADATLSTMRERVAERSGGDPAAATMPDAGPLAVTVPGTVRGWDRLLDDYGNRSLAAALDPAIEYATEGFPVSEVIADMWTVAEALFTTADAREEYLLDGRVPEPGDVMTLPDLGGTLSTIATEGAGAFYEGPLADHIAEAVQDRGGLLATDDLADFEPEYVDPVSTTYRGAEVYELPPNNQGLIALEALNIAEEVDAGGYDYDSAERVHYFAESLKRAFHDGHHYITDPEFEDVPALGSKAYAAERAATVSERTGAVSIGGPGTPPEDSDTVLLTVADDEGNVVSFINSIFGHFGSGVVVPETGITLQNRGSSFSLDPDHPNRLEPGKRPFHTLIPGLLRLDDDDWAAFGVMGGYMQPQGHLQVLANVLDYGMPLQAAMDAPRWRYRADGSLAVEDRFPDGVLPKLARRGHDVVIQPPSAFGGGQITRLNGDVMSGATEPRKDGTAAGF, from the coding sequence ATGGACCCGAATCCGGACCTCGACCGGTTCGACTCGCGCCGGTCGACAGCCTACGCACGAAACGGGATGGTGGCGACGAGCCAGCCACTCGCCGCACAGGCGGGGGTGGCGGCGCTGCGCGAGGGCGGCAACGCCTTCGACGCGGCGGTGACGACGGCGGCCGCCCTGAACGTCGTCGAACCGATGAGTACCGGCATCGGCGGCGACGCCTTCGCCCTCTACCGCACCGCGGACGGCGAGGTGGGCGCGTTCCGCAGTTGTGGCGGCGCGCCCGCCGACGCGACGCTGTCGACGATGCGCGAACGCGTGGCGGAGCGCTCTGGCGGCGACCCCGCGGCGGCGACGATGCCCGACGCTGGCCCCCTCGCGGTGACGGTGCCCGGCACCGTCCGCGGCTGGGACCGCCTGCTCGACGACTACGGCAACCGATCGCTGGCGGCGGCGCTCGACCCCGCCATCGAGTACGCGACGGAGGGATTCCCGGTCAGCGAAGTGATCGCCGACATGTGGACCGTCGCGGAGGCGCTGTTCACGACCGCGGACGCCCGCGAGGAGTACCTGCTCGACGGCCGGGTGCCCGAACCCGGCGACGTGATGACCCTCCCCGACCTCGGCGGGACGCTCTCGACTATCGCGACGGAGGGCGCCGGCGCGTTCTACGAGGGGCCGCTGGCGGATCACATCGCCGAGGCGGTGCAGGACCGGGGTGGCTTGCTCGCGACCGACGACCTCGCCGACTTCGAACCGGAGTACGTCGACCCCGTCTCGACCACCTACCGCGGGGCGGAGGTGTACGAACTCCCGCCGAACAACCAGGGGTTGATCGCGCTAGAGGCGCTGAACATCGCGGAGGAAGTCGACGCCGGTGGCTACGACTACGACTCTGCCGAGCGCGTCCACTACTTCGCCGAGTCGCTGAAACGCGCCTTCCACGACGGCCACCACTACATCACCGACCCCGAGTTCGAGGACGTACCGGCGCTGGGGTCGAAGGCCTACGCCGCCGAGCGCGCCGCGACAGTGAGCGAACGGACTGGCGCCGTCTCCATCGGCGGGCCGGGCACGCCGCCCGAGGACAGCGACACCGTCCTCCTGACCGTCGCCGACGACGAGGGGAACGTCGTCTCCTTCATCAACTCCATCTTCGGTCACTTCGGGAGCGGCGTGGTGGTCCCAGAGACGGGTATCACGCTCCAGAACCGTGGGAGTTCGTTCTCGCTCGATCCGGACCACCCCAACCGCCTCGAACCGGGGAAGCGCCCCTTCCACACGCTGATTCCGGGGCTCCTGCGGCTCGATGACGACGACTGGGCGGCGTTCGGCGTCATGGGTGGGTACATGCAACCACAGGGGCACCTGCAGGTGCTCGCCAACGTCCTCGACTACGGCATGCCGCTGCAGGCGGCGATGGACGCGCCGCGCTGGCGCTACCGTGCGGACGGGTCGCTGGCCGTCGAAGACCGCTTCCCCGACGGTGTCCTGCCGAAACTCGCGCGGCGCGGGCACGACGTGGTGATCCAGCCGCCGTCGGCGTTCGGCGGCGGGCAGATCACCCGACTAAACGGGGACGTCATGTCGGGGGCGACGGAACCGCGGAAAGACGGGACGGCGGCGGGCTTCTAG
- a CDS encoding CBS domain-containing protein, producing the protein MADSVQTITRETTASTVARLFAEDDIGSALVVDSETGDLVGIVTESDIMHQVATDADITVVSVNSFMTTPVITIPSTESIYTAATLMKDHSIRRLPVVDDGNLVGILTTTNLIHYLPHLRTRILRGRDELSGQ; encoded by the coding sequence ATGGCAGACTCCGTCCAAACTATTACCCGGGAGACGACTGCGAGCACGGTTGCAAGGCTGTTTGCAGAGGACGACATCGGTTCAGCGCTCGTCGTCGATTCCGAGACGGGCGACCTCGTCGGAATCGTTACCGAATCGGATATCATGCATCAGGTTGCCACTGACGCCGATATCACCGTTGTCTCGGTGAATTCGTTCATGACCACGCCGGTGATCACTATCCCCAGTACGGAATCCATCTACACCGCAGCCACACTGATGAAAGACCACTCGATTCGACGGCTCCCCGTCGTCGATGACGGCAACCTCGTTGGAATTCTGACCACGACGAATCTGATCCACTATCTACCTCACCTGCGAACCCGTATCCTTCGAGGGAGAGACGAGCTTTCCGGTCAATGA
- a CDS encoding zinc ribbon domain-containing protein, which translates to MSLFEEAGKKFEEAKRTFVDGKEAEYVCRSCEKPVSENYEYCPHCGEETVEPVA; encoded by the coding sequence ATGAGTCTATTCGAGGAAGCCGGCAAGAAGTTCGAGGAAGCGAAACGGACGTTCGTAGACGGAAAGGAGGCCGAGTACGTCTGCCGCTCCTGTGAGAAGCCAGTGTCTGAAAACTACGAGTACTGTCCCCACTGCGGGGAAGAGACGGTCGAACCCGTAGCGTGA
- the eif1A gene encoding translation initiation factor eIF-1A → MSEETGRRNLRMPDDDELFAVVTQHNGGNHVRVRCEDGEERMGRIPGRMKYRTWINEGDVVLVEPWSWQDEKANIEWRYSGQDADQLRREGHID, encoded by the coding sequence ATGAGCGAAGAAACCGGGCGCCGGAACCTCCGGATGCCCGACGACGACGAACTGTTCGCGGTGGTAACACAGCACAACGGCGGGAACCACGTCCGCGTCCGATGCGAGGACGGCGAGGAGCGAATGGGCCGCATCCCCGGCCGCATGAAGTACCGAACCTGGATCAACGAGGGCGACGTGGTCCTCGTCGAACCCTGGTCCTGGCAGGACGAGAAGGCGAACATCGAGTGGCGCTACTCGGGACAGGACGCCGACCAGCTCCGACGCGAAGGCCACATCGACTGA